AATGACAGGTAATCAACCGCAACCCTGCTAAATCCCGACCTAAGATGCGAGCTGCACGTTGAGCGCAATACTGATGACTGATACCATGAAACCCATAGCGACGAATGCCTTGTTCTACCCATTCATAAGGACCGGGATAGATTGCAGCTGCATCAGGTATTTGAGCGTGAAATGCAGTATCAAAAACTGCGACTTGGGTAATCGTTCCCAAATTTTGCTCGATAGCTTCTATGCCTTCTAAATTGACTGGATTGTGTGCTGGGGCTATGGTTGCCAGACGAGCGATCGCCTGTTTGACATCCTCAGTAATCACCACACTTTCACGGTAATCTTCTCCACCATGTACCACTCGATGTCCCACTGCATTAATTTCTGAAGGCTCATTAATCACTTTGGTAGAGCCATTGCACAGCGTATCGAGCATACGAGCAACAACTTCAGATCGGGAGTTTGAGGCAATTTCTTCTTCTAGTTTTGCTCCCGTTGCCGTCTTTACCTCAATTTCTGCAAATCCTTGATGGTGAGTCCAATCTACTTTTGCTTCCCATAGTGGTTTGAGAGGTTCTTCAGGAAAGGTATCACCAGCAATGTCGTACAGGCAACTCTTTTGGCTGCTAGATCCGGCATTCAGTACCAGTATTTTCATAATCAGCAAATCCAAATTTTTAGGGAGAGCGATGCAGATAAAATTATGCGATTATTGGGCTTGACCAACATCTGTCTAGCGTACAATGCTTTGTCAGTATTCCAACGCATACTGGTATTATAATTATAATAATGTATAAAATGTGAATTTCAAAGTAAAATTAAATCTCGGTACTGATAATTTGTCAATTGATGGAGCTATTGTTGAATTAGCACAAAATCACGTTGATGATTTTATTAATTTATGGCTGAATCAATTACGTGTTGTTGAAACCGATGATAAATTCTGGGATTGGTTATTCAAACTTGATTTTATTAGTAGAAATGAAGAGTATGAAGGATACGCATTGGAAGCGGAAGGATGTACCCAAGGATTGATGCAAATAGAAACGCAGCATCACAAGTCGCAGGTATCCGGACAACGGTTGGTGTATATTGAGTATTTAACGTCGGCTCCATGGAATAGAAAAGAAATCCAGCGTCCGCCAAGGTTTCGAGGAGTTGGAGCAAATTTATTGCGGTATGCAAGGATTAGAAGTGTTGAGCTAGGATATGGAGGAAGGGTAGGTTTGCATTCACTGCCCAGAAGTGAACGGTTTTACGACAACCAGTTGATGACTAACTACGGAATTGATGGGGAGAAGAATGATTTAGTTTATTTTGAGTACGGGCTGCTGCGCCGACAATTATAGAAGTAGTAGGGTATAGAAGAAAGAAAATGGAAGAAGAAAATATTACTGTCACCGAAGCTATTGAGTTATTATTCGGCTCTGCGTCATTACAGCAAGCAATTCAAGCTGAGGATGAAGCAGATTGTGACGTCAGTGCGGGATTAGATTGGGATAATCAAGCATTTCTTGCTTTTATCCAGAATCCAGCTTTATTAGGAAGGTTGGCTCAATTGCGTGTTTCCCTGAACTGCGAAATCCAACGTCTGCTAGCCGAACGAAATTTAGGAGTAGGGGAAAATGCTGCTTTTGAAGTTGCGCGTTTGCGTTTGTTATCTCGTTTGCGATTACCTGAACCGACGGTAATTCCCGTACTAAAAACAACATTAATGCGCGATGATTTATGTAAAGAAGAGTTTATTAATCATAGCCAGGTTTTACGTAATTTATTGAGTATATTGCTACTTGAAAGCGATTGGGAAGATATTGCTACAGCTGCCGGAAATGCTGTACGAGACCAAGTCATGCTTTTAATTATTGCGTAGAATTATTGGGATCTCTCCGATTTCTTATTTCATGCTAGATGAATTTGACCCTATTTGTCCAGTCAGTTCCTCGAAGACAAGTCAAATTTAGAGTTGCTGCTATATTTGATATTAAGTATGAATTTTGAAAAAACTATGTTGCAGTCAATTGAAGGAATGTACAAGCACGGCAAGGTAGAACTTTCTGAATTACCATTGAACGTATCAGAAAGCCGTGTAATTGTAACTTTTTTAGAACCGAAAACAGCTTCAGAACCAAAACAGATAATGCAGTTTGGTATGTTTTCGGGAAAAAAACAATCAACAGACGAAGATTTCCAAGTTTCTGAATTTCATATGGATATCGAAGACAGATTAGACTGGTCTTAAACAATTATGAAGTATGTCCTTGATACTCATGCACTAATCTGGTTTCTTGAAGGAAATTCACGATTAGGTGCGAATGCTAATTCTATCCTTTCCGATCTTGATTCTCAATTAATCATTCCTGCAATTAGATTAGCTGAAGCTGTTTTGATTGTTGAAAGAGGAAGAACGTCTATTCCTTATCCAGAGGATTTACTTTCAGCGATTCAAGCTGACCCCTGTGTGGTAATTTATCCACTAAATGAAGAAATAATTAGGGCTTGCTGAAAACAATCGTAAGGTATGACAGATAAGGGTTTCAAGCCTTTTTTTGCCAAACAAGTGCAAGTTTATAACATCTATAGTCTCAAAAACCTTGCTTTTTCGTCGGCGAGCGCTGGGTAAATTGGGAAACTAAGAGACGAAAGTCCAATTTTGCAAGGCGTGTGGCTTCTATATTCACCAAGCTCAACTTTTTCAGCAAGCCCTAATTACACTAACTATGAGTTT
This genomic interval from Scytonema hofmannii PCC 7110 contains the following:
- a CDS encoding type II toxin-antitoxin system VapC family toxin produces the protein MKYVLDTHALIWFLEGNSRLGANANSILSDLDSQLIIPAIRLAEAVLIVERGRTSIPYPEDLLSAIQADPCVVIYPLNEEIIRAC
- a CDS encoding acetate kinase, with protein sequence MKILVLNAGSSSQKSCLYDIAGDTFPEEPLKPLWEAKVDWTHHQGFAEIEVKTATGAKLEEEIASNSRSEVVARMLDTLCNGSTKVINEPSEINAVGHRVVHGGEDYRESVVITEDVKQAIARLATIAPAHNPVNLEGIEAIEQNLGTITQVAVFDTAFHAQIPDAAAIYPGPYEWVEQGIRRYGFHGISHQYCAQRAARILGRDLAGLRLITCHLGNGCSLAAVKNGYSIDTTMGFTPLDGLMMGSRSGAVDPGIIIHLLRQSDYSADKLDNVLNKASGLRGISGISGDMRQIRQEISQGNSRAQLAFDVYVHRLRSYIGAMLASLFGLDALIFTAGVGENDAVLREVTCEAFEFLGLQIDKEKNKHKSVDVDISTPDSAVRVLVIHTEEDWEIARECWRLVK